One Mus musculus strain C57BL/6J chromosome 2, GRCm38.p6 C57BL/6J genomic window, aaccctgtgtcaaaaaacaaaaaaaaaagaaaagaaaagaaaaaagaagaagaagaaaaaaaaaaaagacactagaTCAGTATAGGAAATCCtcaatgagtaaaaaaaaaaaaaaaagaagaagaagaagaagaagaagaagaagaagctggaaagatcgcTCAGTGGTTGGGTACATACAGCTCTTGCTGGGGtcctgagtttggctcccagaACCTTCATTTGGTAGTTCACAACCTGCTGGAAGCCCTGCTCCATGGAGGCCAACACCTCTGCCCACCAGGGGTGTATGCACTCATATGCAAATatccacacatgtatacataattttaaacataATCTCAAAGTGGAGCAGTGGCggcacaagcttttaatcccagcactcttgagggagaggcaggaggatctctgtgaggtcgaggccagcctggtcttcagagagaCTTCCAGGACAAAAGGGGCTAGATAAAGAAacgctgtcttgaaaaaaacaaaacaaaacaaaacaaaacaaaatcttaaaaaattaaaacaataaaaaatagttttaaaaaattctataatATCCTGTGCTTAAGAATGTAGGGCAGATGTAGGTGTTAGGAATCTCCAGGGTAACGgggcacttttattttatttgtattcattaagatttttttctttcttaaaaagatttattttaagccgggggtggtggcgcacgcctctaatcccagcactcgggaggcagaggcaggcggatttctgagtttgaggccagcctagtctacaaagtgagttccaggacagccagggctatacagagaaaccctgtcttgaaaaaccaaaaaataaaaaatattttatttttaatatttatttattttatgtatgtgagtatactgtcgctatcttcaggcacaccagaagagggcatcaaatcccattacagatggttgtgagccaccatgtgggtgctgggaattgaactcaggacctctggaagagcagtcagtgctcttaacccctgagccatctctccagcccttcgtTAAGATTTCAGTTTAttaaagcacttgggaggcagaggcaggtggatttctgagttcaaagccagcctggtctacaaagtgtcttccaggacagccagggctacacagagaaaccctgtctcgaaaaactcaggaaaaaaaaaagatttctgtttATTTCAAGTGTATGAATTTTTTGCCCGCATGCATGAATTACATCACAAGCACACAGTGCCCATGTCTCCATCTCCTCAGGGCTTAAGGTCACAGGAGCCCCTCATCATCGTTCTTAGCTTTTACGTGGGTGTTGGGGTCCTCATGCTCGCACGGAGGCATTTTACCCATTGGGCCATCTTCCCAGTCTCAAAACTCTTTAAAAACCTCGAAACGGGGTTTGAGTAGGAGTTCTTTAGTTTGTACTGAAACCCAAAAAGCCTtcttttttaatcattcccaagaGAGAGTACTCCCCATTTTCTAGAGAGAGCAAATGAATGACCTGATGTTTGAACCTGCACCCTGCCTCTTCTAAAGGACTCCATCACGATCTGCTTTGGCTGCGCTGCCCCAGACCTCTCTGGCCTTCCTCCTAGGCAAGGCGGGAGATGGCAGCCACCTGCGCCTTTCTCAGCCTGAGGACTCCCAGGTGGGTGGGGCTGGGCACCAGGATTGGCTTGCAAGCGTGGTAAAGGCAAGGGGCTAGCGCAGGCAAACAAGACAACTGGCAGAGCCCTGCTACAGCCACCACCACGCTTGCCaggccccggccccggcccccTGTGAGCTGGGGCCGTTTGCTGGCCCGCTTCTGGGTGCCCTGCGCATCATGGACACAGGTGGCCATGGCTGCTCACTCTCCTCGCTCTATGTGGGCGATCTGCACCCCGACGTGACTGAATCTATGCTCTATGAGATGTTCTCCCCGATCGGCAATATCCTTTCCATCCGCGTGTGTCGGGATGTGGCTACCCGGCGCTCTCTGGGCTATGCCTACATCAATTTCCAGCAGCCTGCTGACGGTGAGCTCTAGAGAAGAGAAAAACGCTTGCTTTTAACACTCTTGAGCCAAATACTTTCCTTTTGATAACTGCCATCCTGAACTGGAAAGCTTTCTTTCAAATGAACTTCTATTAGCTCAGCAATAGTGATTTTTCTATCTTTTAGGTGGAAATGGGCCTGTAGCTAATTGTGGGTATTTTACATTACAGATCATAGTCAGGGAAGATTGGGTAGCCTGTGTTTCCGTCTTCTGTATCATAGTTAGGGAAAATGAGGCCTGGAGACAGGGAGTTGGAAGGTAGGCATTCAGTCGCTGAGGGGAGAATTGGCAGTAACTGCTGGCCATGCTGGTTGTTGGTGAGTGGCTTTGGTATTAAGCAGAGCTGGGTTAGGAATCCAGGATCTGTGTGACAGCAGGCAAGTGGCTCAACCACTCTGAGCTCAGTTGGCTGTGTGGAAGGAAACTGGGGTTCTGCCTCCCTTGCAGAGTGGTTACATAGGAGATTGATAGCACCTGGGAGGAAGCTGCCCAAAGCCTTGCAGGTGGAGAGTGGGGAAGAGGCCGTGGGTTCCTGCCCTCCAGTGTAGCCTGACGTGAGGGCTACCCCAGGTGCCTCACCTCTCTGATTCTGGAAGAGCCGCCTCCTGTAGGCATTGCCAGCCACTGGCAGGGTGAAAGCATTGATTAGTAATTGTCAGCCGAGCACGTCTGGTCTTCCGCTGAAAACAGAGGACAAAGGTTAAGAACCATGGTTTTGCTGAGGCTGTGCCACCGGGCAGGACCACCCTTGGTGAGAGGCCAAGGCTCGTTTCTCTGGGTCATGAAGAATGGGGATCCCGAGTGTGAAGTACCATTAGGGACACTGGATGTATTCTCAAGTGCAGTGTAAGAAAACCACTCCAGAGATGTAACCAAGAATTGTCCTTCCCCACCTACTGGGAAAACCCTGGCAAGaacatgaatttgaggccagcctgggctacatattgagatcctatctcaagatGAAGTAGTTCAGGCCTCCTGTGTGAGTTAGGAGTTTCCCTGAAGCCAGGATGTTCTTGCCCTCCGCTACACTCCACGTCTGCCTATGCCTGTCTGCAAAGCTCCTGACTGAAACAGAGTCTGGCCATCAGGGCCCGGTCCATAGATGGGAGATCTGAACTTTGGAGATCCTGACTGGGTGTGTTAGCAATGGATGAAAAATGCAGGCTTCTGTGGCCTGCGCCACTGCATTCCGTTTGCCTCTTCTGTGCCTCTGAAGCGAGCAGGGTCCTTGAAGCAGGCAGCACATTATCTGCAGGGAATAGGCTGTCCAAGTAGAAGGGTGCTGAGCAGAGATGTCCAGTTGTGCATATGCCGCCATTTATCAAACATCTTTTCCCTGCGTCACACAGAAACCAAGTATCGTTCATTGCACGTTTTACATAGCAACCTGTTTGACAGCCCGGCAGTAGGGGATGTTCATTTAGGTGTAGGAAGGAAGGTGCCGTCACCATCTCCTCACTTCATGGGTGGGGATGAGGGACGGGTCATGGGGGttcactttcctttcctctttgcaTGCTCACCCACGAAATGTGTGTCCAAGGCCGGGAGAGCCCGGCTCTGCCTTTGCAAGCTTCAGCCTCTCCACGTGTGTGATGGGGAATCCATGCTATTTACTGAGAGTTGCTCTTTCTGCAGTGTGTGAGGAGTACGTGGACAATCCCCTCAGCGGAATCCACCAGTGACCCAGGCCGTGGCTTTCCTTTCCTCTATCCTAGAAGGACACAAATGTCACCTAACTTGcccctttctctcctttgctTCCCCTCCAGCGGAACGGGCACTAGACACAATGAACTTTGAGGTGATCAAAGGCCAGCCCATCCGAATCATGTGGTCCCACCGAGACCCAGGCCTTCGGAAGTCTGGTATGGGCAACATCTTTATCAAAAACTTGGAGAATTCCATCGACAACAAGGCTCTGTATGACACCTTCTCTACTTTTGGGAGCATTCTCTCTTCTAAGGTGGGTATGGCCCCCTCTGGGAAAGTCAGATGGTGTCAAATACCTTTGTGGTAGAGGGATGCCAACCAGCACCTCACAGGCTTTGGCACTTAGCCAAAAGCTATTCATGGTTTAATCTTCCCAGAACTGTTAGAGGTCACCCCTGCATCCAACAGCTCGATCTCGGTGTGTAATCTCCCCACCTCATGGCTGTCAGCCCATACATTTAGTTTATAATTCTGAAATGGTGATTTGGGTTGAGCTCGGTTGGACAGCATTTCTGGCCTTGGCTGGGTTCCCTTATATGCTACCTGAGCCTGGCGGGAACTCTCAGGAGGCCCATATGGGCCTAGCCAGCTGTCAGTTAGAACATCTGGGATTTCCTCCGTGTGGTCTTCCATGCTCCTGCAGGCTAGCCCATGTCTCTCTCACAGCTGTGGCAGGTCTCAGAAGATAGAGAGAAGTTCACCAGGCTATCTGAAACTTCAGCTCTGAATCAAGGCCCTTTCACCTCTACTGTTTTCTATATGCCAAAGTCAGTCACAGGCCAATGCACGTTCAAGTGAGGGGGTAGTTAACTAAAGAAACAACAAAGCAGAATGAAGTGTATGGCTGCGACAAAGCTACTAACTGGGGACATTGAAGCAATCAGCAGATACATCTTGCTTCAGGtttcccttggggctggagacgGAACCCAATCTGCCGCTGAGCCTCATGCCCAGCCCCTACAgcatcttgtttgttttttttttaaagatttatttatttattctatgtaagtacactgtagctgtcttcagacactccagaagaggcagtcagattttgttacagatgatggtgagccaccatgtggttgctgagatttgaactcaggacctttggaagaacagttggtgctctcaaccgctgagccatctctccagccctgcatctTGTTTTTAAGGTAGTTCTTGTACTAGAACTTAAAGCCCATTTTATGCTTAGCCACTGCTTTGTCTCCAagtctttttttatatttagttttctgCTTCCATGGACACATTGAGTTTTTGCTCCTTGTGCCATGCCCTAAGTACTGAGTGGATTATGATGGTTTGAGAAGGATTCTGATTAATTCTCCAACCTTATATAGGAGGATATTCAGGAGTAGAAGCCTAAAAGTAGGTCCTCGTGTGCTAAGCAGAGGGCTAAAGTCTGGGGTTGTGCCCTGGATAACATTGAGGATGGCCGATCAGGACCCATGCAGTTTCTAGAGAGGCAAAGGCAGCGGTACCATGATCTCCGGGTTTGAGCCTTTCCTGAGCACTGATATGAGCCAACTACAGTCCCTCAGCTCTCAGCTGGGTCTTCCCACCCTCGCTGTGGATAgggcctgtctctgccaccctaAGGAATAGACTGACATCTGAAGTGTACACTAGAGAAACCGGCAGCTCCTTGCTTTCAGGACCAGTGGGAGGACGAAGCTTAGTTGTGGAATATGTTCTTACATGTGTGAGCACGGGGTCTtggctgtctgtgtctgtggcctCTCtggattcctccctccctccctccctccctccctccctccctccctccctccctccctccctccctccctccctcccccccttccctccctccctccctccctccctccctcccccccttccctccctccctccctccctccctccctccctccctccctccctcccttcctcccgtTAAGATGTCCCTAGGAGGATTTCCAAGTCTTGCTTGAGGCCACAGAGATTTGAAGCTGGAAGATGCTTGTTTGCAGTTCAATGTAGTAATGGATGGAGGGGTTAATGTTGAAAGCTTTGGGTTtgattttgtggtttttgttgttgttgttgttttgagtttttgttgttgtcatcatTGTCCTAatgtttcttgagacaaggtcttaaatggttccagaggtcctgagttcaattcctagcaaccacatggtggctcacacccatctataatgggatctgatgccctcttctggtatgtctgaagacagcatcaGTGTACtcagacaaaaaataaataaatcaaaaatcaaaaccaaaagaaaacaaagaattcctTGGGAAGGTTCTCTGATAAGTATATATCTTTAGCTGGTGATGGTCCCACATTTGGTGGGGAGGGCAGTCGACGTGGCTGAATCTGAAAGGGCTGATGTTGAGTATGTAATGGGTATAAAGTTgagaattatatttatttatatacatgtgtatgtgcctgcttGTCtctatgtgcagtgtgtgtgtgtgtgtgtgtgtgtgttcgcagtatccctggaggccagaagagggtgtgggatcTCTTGCAACTGGAGGTACATGCAGTTGTGAGCTCTCCCAATatagaatcaaacccaggtcctctgcaagaacagcaagttctcttaccatagagccatctccccagctccacaaGCAAGGGTTTGGATACAGGATTTGTTGTGCCTCAACATACCAAGTTGACAGACCTCTATGCATATTGAAGCCATTGGAGTTTGAAGGGACCTAGTTCATCACAATCTCAACTTTAGGAAGAGCATCTTAGCAACGGCATGGGAATGGAGTGGTGGATAATGCCATTGggcagagccaggtggtggtTCTGTGATAACTGGGGCCAGAACCATCTTAGGAATGGGGTTAAAGGCCTTCATTCAAGTTCACCAAGAGCGGAACACTGAGGTAGTTTTTGTTCTCCACTTCTGACCCATTACAGAACAGACATGGAGTGTCTGTTACAAACTTGAAGTGCATTTGTTGTTAGAATAATATATAGATTGGCAAAATTCAAACAAtatagaagagaagaaacaaacaaacaacaaacaacaaacaaacaacaacaacaacaacaacaaaacactctgTCCTTTCCAGCCCTGATTCCCAGGAACACTCAATGTCAGTAGTTTTGTGTGGTGGACACAGTTGTacacacacctgtagtcctagcacttgcGAGACTAAGATAGGAGGAtttcaagtttgaagccagtctgggctacagaacaagatcctgtctcaaaaatcccccggaaaaaaaaaaaaaagccaactaaAATAGGTTGTGTATGTTTCAAAACTTTCTATTTGTAGGTCCCACTTTAATCCAAATGAGCGTGATATGGGCCTGCCCCTTAGTTATACACTTTAAATAATGGAAGCCACATTATCTACCACATACTCTGTACCACAGCTTCTATCACCAGCCTCCCCTGTGATGTTTACAGTATCATGGTTATCTTCAGTTTGTTGTCAGAATCAGGGGACAGCTATGAGATGGAAACCCCAAATCCACTCTTACATAGGCTGTCACCTCAAGCAAGTAGACTGGCTTTTCTAAACTTCCCCCCAACCTGCCAGATGAACCCCCAGGGTCTGAGCCCCATCCCCAGCCTCTACACAATAGTCTTTTATGCTCATCTGTGAACATTCATGTACTGTCGTTACCCCctgtcctctgtctctccctgaagTCCCCACTGGGtggtgtctctgtccttcctccctgTGACCCAGGTAGTATACAATGAACATGGATCGCGGGGTTTCGGCTTTGTGCATTTCGAGACCCACGAGGCTGCCCAGAAGGCCATCAACACCATGAATGGGATGTTGCTGAACGACCGGAAAGTGTGAGTTCCtgggcctgggggaggggagaggctgtGAAATCAGGAGTGTTGCTTCTGTGACTGTCTAGTGGTCGGCAGGCCTTCCTTGGTGTGTAACCTTAGGCGAGT contains:
- the Pabpc1l gene encoding polyadenylate-binding protein 1-like isoform X6, translated to MDTGGHGCSLSSLYVGDLHPDVTESMLYEMFSPIGNILSIRVCRDVATRRSLGYAYINFQQPADAERALDTMNFEVIKGQPIRIMWSHRDPGLRKSGMGNIFIKNLENSIDNKALYDTFSTFGSILSSKVVYNEHGSRGFGFVHFETHEAAQKAINTMNGMLLNDRKVFVGHFKSRQKREAELGARALGFTNIYVKNLHANVDEQRLQDLFSQFGNMQSVKVMRDSNGQSRGFGFVNFEKHEEAQKAVDHMNGKEVSGQLLYVGRAQKRAERQSELKRRFEQMKQERQNRYQGVNLYVKNLDDSINDERLKEVFSTYGVITSAKKRQRRP